GCGTCGTGAGGCCGAACAAACGTTGGAAGCTCGGGACATCTCGATGAGGGCAAAAGAGGAGATGGAAAAATCTTTCGGAAAACAGGATATCGTTCTCATCCTGTTGGGGGCTTTATATATTCTTCTCTTCTGCTGTATCGGCTTCTATGCCCGCCCATCCGCTGACGATTATAACTTTTTTGAGGCTGTCTCGGGCTTAGACTTTATCGACGTGCAGAAATTGTATTACTGCCAATGGACGGGGAGGGTGTTCAACACCTTTTTGCTCTCTCTTGCGGCGTCCCTGGATGCGGGCTCTTTCTATGGACTCCTGTCTCCGGTGACGGTCCTGCTGTCCGTCATGGCCCTCTACTTCTGCCTGGGGGCCCTTGTCCCGGGGCTTTCCGTTCGTGACAAAACGGTTGCCGCACTTCTGCTGCAGGCTGCAACGCTGTCTGTCCTTCCCTCTCTGAACGAGACTCTTTATTGGTTGTGCGGTATGCCCTATACCTGGGCGACGGCCTTCGCCCTTTTTGCCCTTGCACTGGCGGTAAAGGCGTTTCGTGAAAACGATATCGGTCCGGCATTCTGGAGTTGTTCCGTCCTGCTGTTTTTGAATGGGACGCTGCTGGAACCCATCAGCGTGATGCAGATCCTTCTGGCCTTCCTGGCAGCCCTTTATTTTCTTTATCTGGGTGAGGCCGCGAAGGCGAGGCGGGCTGTCATTTTTCTGTTTGCCTCTCTCCTGGCTTTTCTCGTGATCCTACTGGCGCCGGGAACTGCAATCCGTATGGGGGGAATAACAGCGGTCGCCTTTTTGCCGAGGTTTTTCAGAACCCTGGGGGTCGCGGCGGTCTTCGGTTCCTTGACTGTCGTCAAGTTCTTCACGAATCCGATCGTGTACGTCTTTCTGCTCTTCCTGCCCTCGATAACCCGAAACGTTCCGCCGCTCGACGAGGGGGTCGCTCATCGTCTCAGAGCGTGGCATATCGGGCTGATTACGGTTTTGACTGCGCCGCTGATGCAGGCTATAGCCGGGTGGGGGATGGGTGCCGGGCTTCCCGTACGGGCGGAAAGCCTGACGCTCTGGCTGATGGGGACCGCCTGGTTTTTACTCTGGTCCTTTGGCTATAGGCGGGAAAAGACGCTCGAGTGCATACGCGCTTTGCGGCTTTTCAGATGGCGTTGGGTTCTGTTGAGTTTATGCCTGCTTCTGAGCCCCAATTTTATTGCTCTGATCGAGGATCTGAGGATTGCGCCTGTCTACCGGGCCGAGTTGAAGCTGCGTGAGGAGCTGCTGACACGTCAGAGGGAGAGAGGGCGAATGGATGTCGTCGTCCCGCTGCTGACGGCCAGGCCAAAGCTGTTGTTTTTCACGGATTTGCGGCCCTGGCCATCGGATTGGAAGAATCAATCCTACGCAAAATATCATGGGTTGAAGGCCGTCAGCGCCTTGCCCTCGCAGCTCATTCTACAGGGGGGCGCCGCGCCGGATGTGCGGCAGGAAACGTTGGGCGGCCTCGAGAGGCTGGCTGATACCGGGGATGTTCGGCTTCAGTTTTTGATGGGGGAAATGTATGATACGACATTTGCCCCAATGGATGGAGTTGAGAAGAACGACGGCAAGGCTGCCGTGTGGTATGCCAGGGCCGCGGAGCAGGGGGACGCTCATGCACGGCGCCGCTTGACCCGACTCTATGCCACGGGCAGCGGGGTTCCGAGAAATTACCTCAAAGCCATTTATTGGCTTGCCCGCTCTCAGTTTTATTAGGAAGCTTGGAGTTACAATCTAAATGCAACAGCAGGGGGGGAGAGAGGATTTGAATTTTTGCGTTCTTGACGTCCATGCATCCAAATGCAGGACAAATGTTATATGGGGATGGTATGATTGGAGAGAGACGATCGATTCGAAGCGCTTCCCTCTTGACAGAGCGGCCCTGTCGTAACAATATGAGAGAGAGGGCGCCATCACCTCGGATTGGAGTTCGGATTGGAGTGTATTGGTGACATGGAACTGTGTCATATCGATGGGCGTTTTGTCCCTCCGGCAGAGGCGGTTCTGCCCGTCAGCGACCTGATAATCCAACGGGGCGTCGGGGTCTTCGAGACGGTCGGGACTTACGAGAGGAGGCCCCTGATGCTGACACCCCATCTGGAGCGCCTCCTGGCCGGGGCGGAATGTCTGCGGATTCGTCCGGCGCTCTCCCTCGGTGAGATGCGGGATGTCGTGAAGGAGGGAATCGCCCGCCTGGACGCGGAGCTCCAGGTCAAGGTCTACCTCACCGGAGGGGATGTCTTCGATGAGGAAAGGGGGTTCGTGTCCCCGCGTTTCTTTGTCGTCTTCGAGCGGCTGGACCTTCCGTCCCCCCGGCTCTACGAGACGGGCGTAGCTCTCCAGCCCGTGGACGGAGGCCGCGAGAATCCCAAGGTCAAGAGCGTCGACTACCGGGCGGCCTATGCCCTCCCCTCGGGCGCCTTCGAGGTGCTCTACTGCCCAGGGGGGGAGATCACCGAGGCGGGGCACAGCTCGTTCTTCCTTGTCCGGGACGGGGCGTTGATCACGGCCCCGCTGTCCCGCGTCCTGGGTGGGACCACGCGCAGGGCGATCCTGGAGCTCGCGAGCGGTTCCGGCATACCGGTGGAGGAGCGCTGCCCGACGTTGTCGGAACTGGCCCTGGCCGACGAGGCATTCATCACGGGGAGCGTCAAGAAGGTGCTGCCCGTCGTGAGGGTCGGGGATCGGACGGTCGGGACCGGCAGGCCGGGCCTCATGACGCTGCGCCTGTCGAGGCTTTACCTGGACCATATCCGGAAGTGGCTGGAATAAATGTGGGAGGGCGAAGGGAGGAAGGTGCCCCGATGGCGTTTTCCGTTTTGACGATCAACCCCGGCTCCACCAGCACCAAACTGGCCCGCTTCGAGGACGAGTCGTGCGTGTGGCAGGATGTCCTTCGCCATACGGCGGAGGAGCTTGCGCCGTTCGGCGCGGTCTCGGAACAGCTCGATTTTCGCCTTGGGCTCGTCCGGTCGGCCCTCGCGACGCACGACGGCGGAGCGGTCCGACTGGACGCCGTCGTCGGGCGCGGCGGGATCATCGACCCCCTGCCCGGGGGAACGTATCGCGTCGATCCGGTGCTGGTGGATCGGCTCAGGCTGGGCAGGCCATGGGATCATCCCTCGAACCTCGGGGGGGTCCTCGCCTTTGCTCTGGCGGACCCCCTGGGGATCCCCGCCTTTATCGTCGATCCCGTGTGTGTGGACGAGATGGCACCGGAGGCGAAGATCACGGGGCTTCCCGGGCTGCCCAAGCCTTCCCTGCTGCACGCGCTCAACGTCAAGGCGATGGTCCGGCGTGCGGCGCACGACCTCGGAAAACCTTGGAACGAGCTCAACTGCGTCGTCGTCCACCTGGGGGGCGGCGTCAGTGTCGTCGCTCACAGGCGGGGACGCGCCGTCGATGTGAACAGCGCCAACGAGTGGGGTCCCTTCTCGCTGGACAGGGCCGGTGGGCTGCCGGTCGGGGAGTTTGTGCGCCTCTGCTTCAGCGGGCAGTACAGCGAGGGGGATATCCGGCGGAAGTTGACCTCCGGCAGCGGGCTTCGTGCCTATATCGGGACGAGCGATATGCTGGAGGTCAACCGGCGTATCCAGGCCGGGGACGATAAGGCCGCGCTTTATCGCCGGGCCATGATCTGGCAGATTGCCAAGGAGGTTGGGGCCCAGGCCGTCTCGGTCGGGGAGCCCGTCGATGCCGTCATCCTCACCGGGGGGATCGCCCACGATGCGGGGTTCGTCCGCCTCCTCCTGGAGCGGGTGCAGTGGATCGCGCCCTGCCTGGTGTATCCTGGGGAGGACGAGCTTCTGGCTCTGGCGCAGGGGGCCCTGCGCGTGCTAAGGGGCGAGGAGCCGGCGCGGGACTATGCCTCGAGCGTCCTGCGTCAATAATCGGTGTGTATCGGCCGAAAGCGGCCGTGAAAGCAGCCCTGAAAGCAGCCGTATGGAAGGTCTTTCTAAAATCCATATGGAAGGCTTTTCTAAAATCCAATACAACGGGGAGGAATTTTGATTATGGACCAGATTCGTTCGCTGTCCCAGATGATTGAGGAGGCCAGGAAACTTTGCGCGAGCAAGGGGAAAAAGCGTGTTTCCGTCGCGATGGCCGAGGATGCGGGGCTGATCTCCGCCATCGAGGAGGCCCGAAGGACGGGGCTCGTCGAGGCGACCCTCGTGGGCAATGTGGAGAAGGTCAAGGCCTGCATCGCCGAGGCGGGGGCGTCGGAGAAGGACTACACGATCATCGATGAGAGGAACGAGGCCAAGTGCGGGCTCGTCGCAGTGACCGAGGTCTCCTCGAAGCGCGCCGACATCTACATGAAGGGACAGCTGCACACGGACCACTTCCTGCGCGCGATGCTGAACAAGGAGGTCGGGCTGCGCAGCGGCAAGGTCATCTCCCACTGCTACTTCCACCAGGTCGAGGGCTTCGACCGCATCCTCTTCGTCTCCGACGCCGCGTTCAACCCCTATCCCGACCTGAAGCAGAAGGCCGACATCCTGAGGAACACCGTCAGCTTCGCCCGTGCCCTGGGAGTGGAGTGCCCCAAGGTGGCCTGTCTGGCGGCCGTCGAGATGGTCAACCCCGACATGCCCTGTACTCTGGACGCCTGCGCGCTGGTCCAGATGAATCAGCGCGGACAGATCAAGAACTGCATCGTGGACGGCCCCTTGGCGCTGGATAACGCCATCAACGAGGAGGCCGCGAAAATTAAGAAGATCAACTCCCCCGTCGCGGGACGCGCGGACATCCTGCTGGTCCCCCATATCGATGCCGGCAACATGATGGCCAAGGCGATCGTCTACTTCTCCAAGAACGAGACGGCGGGGATCATCGTCGGTGCGGCGGCGCCGATCATCCTGACGAGCCGCGCGGACTCCCCGCGCGCCAAGATGCTCTCCATCGCGGCGGCCGTCATGATGGCCCACCACGCCGGATAGGGATATCCGGGCAGAATGCACGACAGGAGGGCCGATGCTCAGGCAAAAAGACGGCCCTCCGTTCCAGAGAGGAGAGGTCGAGGATGAAGATTTTTGTTATCAACCCCGGGTCCACCAGTACGAAGGTCGCGCTTTTCGAGGGGACGCAGTGCCTTTGGACGGAGACCCAGCGTTACGATGCCGCCGAGCTGGAGCCGTTCGCCTCGGTGACGGATCAGGAGGGCTTTCGCTACGACCGCATCGCACAGATCCTTAAGGACAAGGGCGTGGAGCCCTCCTCCTTTGCCGCGGTCGTAGGGCGCGGGGGGCTTTTGAAGCCGATCCCCGGCGGGACTTACAAGGTCGGGGCCCGGATGCTCGAGGACCTGAAAAGCATGGCCTATGGCTCCCACGCCAGCAATTTGGGAGCCGCCCTGGCCGTGCGCTTTGCCGCGGCGGCGGGCGACGTGCCAGCCTTTATCGTAGACCCCGTCGTGGTGGACGAGCTGGCCGACGAGGCCAGAGTCTCCGGGCTTCCCGAGATCCCCAGGATCTCCATATTCCATGCGTTGAACCAGAAGGCCGTGGCGCGGCGTGCGGCGGCGGAGCTCGGCAAGCCCGTCTCGGAGTGTCGCCTGGTGGTGGCGCACATGGGCGGCGGCATCTCCGTGGGGGCGCACTGTGGTGGGCGCGTGATCGACGTCAACAACGGCCTGAATGGCGAGGGACCGATGTCCCCGGAGCGCTCGGGCAGCCTGCCGGTGGGGGGACTGGTGTCCTTCTGTTTCAGCGGCAAGCACACCCTTGCGGAGGTCCAGAAGATGACCTGTGGCCGCGGCGGCCTTGTGGCCCACCTGGGGACGAACGACCTGCGCGAGGTGGAAAAACGCGTCGCGGCGGGCGACGATAAGGCGCGGCTCGTGTTCGATGCGCTGTGCCTCCAGATAGCCAAGGAGATCGGCGGCAGTGCCACTGTGCTCAAGGGGCAGGTCGATGCCGTC
The window above is part of the uncultured Fretibacterium sp. genome. Proteins encoded here:
- a CDS encoding bifunctional enoyl-CoA hydratase/phosphate acetyltransferase; translation: MDQIRSLSQMIEEARKLCASKGKKRVSVAMAEDAGLISAIEEARRTGLVEATLVGNVEKVKACIAEAGASEKDYTIIDERNEAKCGLVAVTEVSSKRADIYMKGQLHTDHFLRAMLNKEVGLRSGKVISHCYFHQVEGFDRILFVSDAAFNPYPDLKQKADILRNTVSFARALGVECPKVACLAAVEMVNPDMPCTLDACALVQMNQRGQIKNCIVDGPLALDNAINEEAAKIKKINSPVAGRADILLVPHIDAGNMMAKAIVYFSKNETAGIIVGAAAPIILTSRADSPRAKMLSIAAAVMMAHHAG
- a CDS encoding aminotransferase class IV, giving the protein MELCHIDGRFVPPAEAVLPVSDLIIQRGVGVFETVGTYERRPLMLTPHLERLLAGAECLRIRPALSLGEMRDVVKEGIARLDAELQVKVYLTGGDVFDEERGFVSPRFFVVFERLDLPSPRLYETGVALQPVDGGRENPKVKSVDYRAAYALPSGAFEVLYCPGGEITEAGHSSFFLVRDGALITAPLSRVLGGTTRRAILELASGSGIPVEERCPTLSELALADEAFITGSVKKVLPVVRVGDRTVGTGRPGLMTLRLSRLYLDHIRKWLE
- the buk gene encoding butyrate kinase, whose product is MKIFVINPGSTSTKVALFEGTQCLWTETQRYDAAELEPFASVTDQEGFRYDRIAQILKDKGVEPSSFAAVVGRGGLLKPIPGGTYKVGARMLEDLKSMAYGSHASNLGAALAVRFAAAAGDVPAFIVDPVVVDELADEARVSGLPEIPRISIFHALNQKAVARRAAAELGKPVSECRLVVAHMGGGISVGAHCGGRVIDVNNGLNGEGPMSPERSGSLPVGGLVSFCFSGKHTLAEVQKMTCGRGGLVAHLGTNDLREVEKRVAAGDDKARLVFDALCLQIAKEIGGSATVLKGQVDAVVLTGGLAYSDRLCEAVTARVSFIARVLRYPGEDEMQALADGALRVLENREPALDYK
- the buk gene encoding butyrate kinase, encoding MAFSVLTINPGSTSTKLARFEDESCVWQDVLRHTAEELAPFGAVSEQLDFRLGLVRSALATHDGGAVRLDAVVGRGGIIDPLPGGTYRVDPVLVDRLRLGRPWDHPSNLGGVLAFALADPLGIPAFIVDPVCVDEMAPEAKITGLPGLPKPSLLHALNVKAMVRRAAHDLGKPWNELNCVVVHLGGGVSVVAHRRGRAVDVNSANEWGPFSLDRAGGLPVGEFVRLCFSGQYSEGDIRRKLTSGSGLRAYIGTSDMLEVNRRIQAGDDKAALYRRAMIWQIAKEVGAQAVSVGEPVDAVILTGGIAHDAGFVRLLLERVQWIAPCLVYPGEDELLALAQGALRVLRGEEPARDYASSVLRQ
- a CDS encoding DUF6056 family protein, whose translation is MEKSFGKQDIVLILLGALYILLFCCIGFYARPSADDYNFFEAVSGLDFIDVQKLYYCQWTGRVFNTFLLSLAASLDAGSFYGLLSPVTVLLSVMALYFCLGALVPGLSVRDKTVAALLLQAATLSVLPSLNETLYWLCGMPYTWATAFALFALALAVKAFRENDIGPAFWSCSVLLFLNGTLLEPISVMQILLAFLAALYFLYLGEAAKARRAVIFLFASLLAFLVILLAPGTAIRMGGITAVAFLPRFFRTLGVAAVFGSLTVVKFFTNPIVYVFLLFLPSITRNVPPLDEGVAHRLRAWHIGLITVLTAPLMQAIAGWGMGAGLPVRAESLTLWLMGTAWFLLWSFGYRREKTLECIRALRLFRWRWVLLSLCLLLSPNFIALIEDLRIAPVYRAELKLREELLTRQRERGRMDVVVPLLTARPKLLFFTDLRPWPSDWKNQSYAKYHGLKAVSALPSQLILQGGAAPDVRQETLGGLERLADTGDVRLQFLMGEMYDTTFAPMDGVEKNDGKAAVWYARAAEQGDAHARRRLTRLYATGSGVPRNYLKAIYWLARSQFY